TCGTTAATGAAGTTATTGACACTTTCTATCATCCGGCCCACTCCGGGGTTACGGCAGGCTTTGGCCCGTAACAGTGTACGGGAAAAGGCCATGAAAAGTGCGGCGGGTATTCCTTTACCAGAAACATCACCAATGGTTAACCCGGTCTGTTTGTCGGTGATGGGGATAAAATCATAGAAGTCACCCCCTACCTCCTGGGCAGGGATGCTGCTGGCCGCCAGATCGTAGTTCTTGATCACCGGTATGGTGTGGGGCAGGAAACTTTCCTGGATTTGTTGAGCTATCTCCAGTTCCTTTTTTCTTCTTTCCAGTTGGGCTGAAAGTTTATCCCTTTCTTTTTTTGTTTTACGTTCCTTTATACGGTTGGATATCATCAGAGCGAAGATGAACATTCCCGCGGCATTGGCCAGTATCATGGGGATGAATAAATCTTCAACCACTCCCAGTGCCTGTGAAAAGGGAGAAGCCAGTATTAGTGCCAGTAACATGTGAAAACTTTCCATCAAAACCGAGAATAGAACTGCCCCGCCAATGCCTACAAAGTGTTTTTTGTTGGCCAGATAAATAATACCGGCTAATACCCCGGCTAGGATTGTGGACAGGGAGCAGGGGATGCAGGTGAATCCACCCATGGTTAAACGATGTAAACCTCCAATCAAGCCGGCTCCCAACCCTACAATGGGCCCACCAATTAATCCGGCTACCATGGGGCCAAGATCACGTACATTGGCCACCGCACCAAAAATATCCACTCCTGAGTAAGAACCATAGATTGATATTCCGCCAAATATTAATATAAGAATTAATTGATTTTTAATAGTCAATTTACCGTCAATAACTTCGGTAAAATATTTTAAACGTGTTAATAGATATGCTAGGACAAATATTACGCAGATTTTTTCTACCAGGTCGGTTAAAATAGTGAGGGATATGGTGTCCATGGAAATCTTTCTGATTTACTAGTACTTTATTTAATCACTAAATTTAAATCCAATTTAATTGATATGAAGTTATAGTTGTTGTTCTACAGTTGAATTATAAGTTGTTTTGGTATGGTTAATTATCAGAAAAACTGGATACTGCGTCATTACTTTCGTCGTAGATTTCGAAAAGTTGGGTGAATCCTGCAATTTCAAAGACTTCCCCCACGTAGGGTTGTAGTGAGCATAGTTTCAGGGCACCATCCAATTTATTCAACTTTTTCAGGGATGAAAGCATCACCCTCAGACCAGAGCTGCTTATGTACTCCACTCCTGCAAGGTCAGCGACTATATTTATTTTACCAGAGGCAATGATCTCGTTTAACTTCTTTTCCACTAAGTTAGAGTTGTAGGCGTCTAACCGACCAGTTATAAATATTATTTCCACACCATTTCTTGTTTTTTGAGTTATTTCCATTTCTGCACCATCCAGAGCTCAATTGTTTTTTTAAAATTCCTTGAATATTAATTCCTGGCCATCATTCCAGGTTCTGTTTCTTCCACTCGTCTACCACATAGTCAAATATATCCCGGGCAAATTCCGAGTAAACATCCACACTTTCCGGGTCAAAGGCCACATTATGGAGGTACTGCAGGCGAATGGAATCCCCATCCAGATACTCGGGCATGATTCCACCGAAGAAGAACTTCATATTTTCAATTTCTGGAAATAAAATAGCGGTGTTAGGGTCTTTTAATGGCAGATCCAGTACAATAAGTTCGGTCCCGCGCAGTTTCAAATCCCGGATCTGTAGTTTTAATTCATCGATAAAGTCCACACCAAACATTTTCACCCTTAAAAATGCACTGGCCATTTCTGGTAAAACATGGGAATGTATATGGGAATGGGGGGCCAAATTCATGTTTTCAGGGTCTGCCTTTTTAATCACTCGGCTTAGTCCGGTGTGGTTGTAAATTTTACGGATGATTTCCTGGTGTTTACAGGGTAAAAATACAGTTTGTTCCTGGTCGGGAACCACCGGCACGTAAAAAAGGGCCACAGTTCGGCGGATGCTGGTTGTTTCTGTTTTCATTTTCTTGAAGATGGCGGTGGGAGGTGAATGGCCCAGTATAAATCCTGTTTCTTTGGAACCCATCTTAACATTGGACTTCTGAGAAGCCATATGAACAGTAACTGCCCGACTATACAGGCCTAAAATTCCTTTGGCTGCCATTTCTTCCATCATCATCTTCTTCATTTTAGGGAAAAGTCCCCTTCCCCGGTAACGGGGGTCAACTGCAGCCAGGGCAGATTCTCCCACATGGTCTTCCGGAGTTTCCAGGAAAACTCCCAGATGGCCCACAATTTTATCCTGTTCATTCACCGCCACACAGGAGGTCACCAGGCCGGACTCTAAGAGTGAAGCGAACTTTTCAGGGTAATAGATATCCTCGTGGGGATAGGTGTAACCGTAGACCCGGTATATCAGGCGGGCCAGGGAAACAGTTTCATCTGGATGCATTAACCTCAAAGTGACCTTTTCAGAAGCAGGAGCCATCTTCAAGGCACTGGGCTGTACTGTGGGCACATCTAAATCCTCTACAGATTCAAATGAGAAATTTTTAACCAGTTCCACCACTTTACCCCTTTTTCCCAGATACCTACTTCTAATTTCATCAGTACAGGCCCGCATTAATTTTACCCCTATATCTGAAGTTTCATCCTCATTCAGACGCTGAAGATTAAAGGGCATTCCCTGGTCCCGTACCGTAATCCGGAAACAGGTAGGTTCACGGTGAATCTTCACCTGGTAGTAACCCTCTTCACCGGGTTCATAGGCATGTTCAATGACGTTATGACAGGCTTCTTCTGTGGCCAGCTCCAGATCCCTCACTGAAGCCTTATCGAGGCCATACCTGCAGGCAACATCACGAACAGCACGTAAAACTATGGGAAGTAACTTCAGTTCAGCTTTTAACTTCAAGGAAGCCAGAATTTCTTTATTTACTCCTGGGCTCTCAACTGTATCTGGATTCATTATCTGGTCCTCCATGGATTATACCGTCTCCTGAAAATTTTTATTTCCACCCGGCTTGAAAAATGAATGTGATACTTCAATCTCGGGCATAAAAGAGAGATAAAAAAGATTACCTTTAATTTGGGAATTATTATTCCATTTTACTTGGTGATTATCGTTCGTTAGATAGTTATCTTTTTTTTTAATAAGTTCATTAAGAGTAAGGTCATTAGGATGTGTTGGTCTTTTAAATTGTATTATATTTTTTAAAAAAAGTAATTCACCAAAGATCTGGCTTTTTTGCCCCACATACCACTCCTTATCCCCAAAATTAAGTCTCACCAAGACAACCCCTCCTAATAATATTTTGGGCGGTGTTTTATAATATAGGTTTTGTATTCCTCCTGAAAATAAAACAAGCTCCACCTCATCTAAGGCCATTTATTATTCAAGGTATTATCACTATAACGGGTAGATAGAAGGGGATAGATGGAACCATATGGGTGTGGCCAAAGTGAATTGATTTATTTGGAATATAATTGAAATTAAAACTTTGGAATTTCAGTTTATAGGGGAATATCAGGAGAATTTTGTTCAGGAATAAGGGATGATCTACGCATAGACAAATTAAAGAAATTGAATTAAAGAAAAATTTAGGATAAAATTAAATAAAAAAAGTTTAAGTTAGTGGAACTAAAAAAATGAGATTTTTTGGGGGATTTTCCTTATTTTAATCCTCTTCAGACGGTTTTTCAGGGGGAACTTTCTCCTTTCCTTGTTTTTTGGATAATATCCCTACCAGGCCACCGATAATACCAAGAACCACTCCAATAACTCCACTAATCACCGCGCTTATGATTATGGGCATTAAATCTGTCCCGCTGAGCACGATGAATGCGGCAATAAAGGAGCCCATACCGGCAGCCAGTCCTCCGTTTGTTATGCCCTCCCGGTAACTACCACCCGCCCAGTATGCTGCTATTAAACCCCCGATTATAGGGGCAAAAACTCCTATGAATGTTGAGACTGCTGCATCCAGGGATAAGAAGAAGATACCAACTATCTCCAGCACTACCGTGACCACAAAACCGATTCCCACTGCTGACCAGTTTACCATTATCATCCCTCCAGGTTTATCTTTTAATCAGTACTCCAATTACTCCACCAATTATTCCCAGAATAAGGCCAAATATAAAGCCTAAAGCCAGACCACCAATAATTGCAGTGAAAGGTCCTAACACCACAAATCCAATGATGGCCCCTCCACCAGCACCGGAAATACCACCATTAACTGCACCATCCTTATAATCTCCTCCCACCAGGTAGGCAGCTACAGCACCACCAATAATTGGGGCCAGAATACTTAAAAATGGAATGAAAATGCCAATCAGGCCAATCACTGCAGTTAAAATTATTCCTATAATCACTGGGGTCCAATTTTTCATTTTTTCACCAGAATATTATTCACACAAATATGGTTAGGATATTGACTGTATCCGGGAATTACTCTTTTTT
This genomic window from Methanobacterium formicicum contains:
- a CDS encoding SpoIIE family protein phosphatase, which translates into the protein MDTISLTILTDLVEKICVIFVLAYLLTRLKYFTEVIDGKLTIKNQLILILIFGGISIYGSYSGVDIFGAVANVRDLGPMVAGLIGGPIVGLGAGLIGGLHRLTMGGFTCIPCSLSTILAGVLAGIIYLANKKHFVGIGGAVLFSVLMESFHMLLALILASPFSQALGVVEDLFIPMILANAAGMFIFALMISNRIKERKTKKERDKLSAQLERRKKELEIAQQIQESFLPHTIPVIKNYDLAASSIPAQEVGGDFYDFIPITDKQTGLTIGDVSGKGIPAALFMAFSRTLLRAKACRNPGVGRMIESVNNFINEDPHSNMFVTLFYSVLDNAQNTLTFVNAGHNPPLLLRKKTRDIIRLSTGGVVLGAMKGLKMNEKTIDLQAGDLLVLYTDGITEAINQQEDQFGEGRLIELLKENQELSSGDLKNLIIDQVYDFASGTPQADDITIMVLRRVS
- a CDS encoding STAS domain-containing protein; the encoded protein is MEITQKTRNGVEIIFITGRLDAYNSNLVEKKLNEIIASGKINIVADLAGVEYISSSGLRVMLSSLKKLNKLDGALKLCSLQPYVGEVFEIAGFTQLFEIYDESNDAVSSFSDN
- a CDS encoding GNAT family N-acetyltransferase, which produces MNPDTVESPGVNKEILASLKLKAELKLLPIVLRAVRDVACRYGLDKASVRDLELATEEACHNVIEHAYEPGEEGYYQVKIHREPTCFRITVRDQGMPFNLQRLNEDETSDIGVKLMRACTDEIRSRYLGKRGKVVELVKNFSFESVEDLDVPTVQPSALKMAPASEKVTLRLMHPDETVSLARLIYRVYGYTYPHEDIYYPEKFASLLESGLVTSCVAVNEQDKIVGHLGVFLETPEDHVGESALAAVDPRYRGRGLFPKMKKMMMEEMAAKGILGLYSRAVTVHMASQKSNVKMGSKETGFILGHSPPTAIFKKMKTETTSIRRTVALFYVPVVPDQEQTVFLPCKHQEIIRKIYNHTGLSRVIKKADPENMNLAPHSHIHSHVLPEMASAFLRVKMFGVDFIDELKLQIRDLKLRGTELIVLDLPLKDPNTAILFPEIENMKFFFGGIMPEYLDGDSIRLQYLHNVAFDPESVDVYSEFARDIFDYVVDEWKKQNLE
- a CDS encoding DUF5518 domain-containing protein gives rise to the protein MVNWSAVGIGFVVTVVLEIVGIFFLSLDAAVSTFIGVFAPIIGGLIAAYWAGGSYREGITNGGLAAGMGSFIAAFIVLSGTDLMPIIISAVISGVIGVVLGIIGGLVGILSKKQGKEKVPPEKPSEED
- a CDS encoding DUF5518 domain-containing protein, with the protein product MKNWTPVIIGIILTAVIGLIGIFIPFLSILAPIIGGAVAAYLVGGDYKDGAVNGGISGAGGGAIIGFVVLGPFTAIIGGLALGFIFGLILGIIGGVIGVLIKR